A single genomic interval of Sander vitreus isolate 19-12246 unplaced genomic scaffold, sanVit1 ctg273_0, whole genome shotgun sequence harbors:
- the LOC144513546 gene encoding PRELI domain-containing protein 1, mitochondrial-like isoform X2, which produces MGRYFQSEVDINSPWYQVLAAFWQRYPNPYSTHVLTEDVLYREVTPSNRLLSRRLLTKTNRLPGWAERLFPAHLARRVYVLEDSVVDPETHTLTTRTWNINHNTLMTVVESCLFEEDRSRPSWTKLRREAWIISTVRGLARPIQEFGLARFKSNQDKAVKGLEYALTKIQSEAPPHLHGNQGASSEKHKLLPPQAPPTSTQKPKQFV; this is translated from the exons atggGGAGGTATTTCCAGAGTGAGGTCGACATTAATAGTCCATGGTATCAGGTTCTGGCCGCCTTCTGGCAGCGCTACCCGAACCCatacag caccCATGTGCTCACCGAGGACGTCCTGTACCGCGAGGTCACCCCTAGCAACCGCCTGTTGTCGCGACGCCTGCTGACCAAAACCAACCGGCTGCCGGGCTGGGCGGAGCGCCTGTTCCCGGCTCACCTGGCCCGCCGCGTCTACGTCCTGGAGGACTCCGTGGTCGACCCCGAGACGCACACGCTCACCACCCGGACATGGAACATCAACCACAACACGCTGATG ACGGTGGTCGAGAGCTGTTTGTTTGAGGAAGACCGCAGTCGGCCATCTTGGACCAAACTGAGGAGGGAGGCCTGGATCATCTCGACGGTCCGCGGCCTGGCCCGGCCCATACag GAGTTCGGACTCGCCAGGTTCAAAAGTAACCAAGACAAAGCTGTGAAGGGTCTGGAGTACGCTCTGACcaagatacagag TGAGGCCCCGCCTCATCTCCATGGCAACCAGGGTGCGTCGTCAGAGAAGCACAAGCTCCTCCCACCACAGGCCCCGCCCACTTCTACCCAGAAGCCCAAGCAGTTCGTCTGA
- the LOC144513546 gene encoding PRELI domain-containing protein 1, mitochondrial-like isoform X1: MGRYFQSEVDINSPWYQVLAAFWQRYPNPYSTHVLTEDVLYREVTPSNRLLSRRLLTKTNRLPGWAERLFPAHLARRVYVLEDSVVDPETHTLTTRTWNINHNTLMTVVESCLFEEDRSRPSWTKLRREAWIISTVRGLARPIQEFGLARFKSNQDKAVKGLEYALTKIQRERDS, encoded by the exons atggGGAGGTATTTCCAGAGTGAGGTCGACATTAATAGTCCATGGTATCAGGTTCTGGCCGCCTTCTGGCAGCGCTACCCGAACCCatacag caccCATGTGCTCACCGAGGACGTCCTGTACCGCGAGGTCACCCCTAGCAACCGCCTGTTGTCGCGACGCCTGCTGACCAAAACCAACCGGCTGCCGGGCTGGGCGGAGCGCCTGTTCCCGGCTCACCTGGCCCGCCGCGTCTACGTCCTGGAGGACTCCGTGGTCGACCCCGAGACGCACACGCTCACCACCCGGACATGGAACATCAACCACAACACGCTGATG ACGGTGGTCGAGAGCTGTTTGTTTGAGGAAGACCGCAGTCGGCCATCTTGGACCAAACTGAGGAGGGAGGCCTGGATCATCTCGACGGTCCGCGGCCTGGCCCGGCCCATACag GAGTTCGGACTCGCCAGGTTCAAAAGTAACCAAGACAAAGCTGTGAAGGGTCTGGAGTACGCTCTGACcaagatacagagagagagagacag CTGA
- the LOC144513538 gene encoding uncharacterized protein LOC144513538: MSGMTSGVCVESDLSTMLQRSSAPSHHHPNHHGYGGQGQMSSLAPMLDYGSEMDRYRSSIASFYKTNVNMNVNVTNFPQSSKLAARLAAAGPIFPPAAAARLGAMATAPWGCHDNMNHHPAAVFWGRPKPSPTHPHHPHHHAAAAAGHMAPSHHSTSMHQGSGGPGGGGGGGAEGGGAEKLAHSASSLPVAQGAAHHHPNGNFLQTYGGAADCGGVSKQGHAHADMMGLSEAGSCNGGGVMGGGFLGGLGLPPGVIVMAMGSADAGSAFQMTGGQRALTDCQQHANSSPCPSASSPSSSGVTAAGGVALSSSSSSAGAVAKRKRKRCGVCGPCRRLINCGVCSSCRNRKTGHQICKFRKCEELKKKPGGGGGVLERPPSVPTGEAFRWFF, from the exons aTGTCCGGCATGACGAGCGGCGTGTGTGTGGAGAGCGACCTCTCCACGATGCTCCAGAGAAGCTCCGCCCCCTCCCACCATCACCCCAACCACCATGGTTACGGTGGACAGGGACAG ATGTCGAGCCTGGCGCCGATGCTGGACTACGGCTCGGAGATGGACCGGTACCGCTCGTCCATTGCCAGCTTCTACAAGACCAACGTCAACATGAACGTGAACGTCACAAACTTCCCTCAGTCCTCCAAGCTGGCGGCGCGTCTGGCGGCCGCCGGCCCCATCTTCCCTCCCGCCGCCGCTGCCAGGCTGGGCGCCATGGCGACGGCACCCTGGGGTTGCCACGACAACATGAACCACCACCCGGCGGCCGTGTTCTGGGGCCGGCCCAAACCCTCCCCGACGCacccccaccacccccaccaccacGCTGCGGCCGCCGCCGGACACATGGCGCCCTCGCATCACAGTACCAGCATGCACCAGGGCAGCGGGGGGCCGGGGGGCGGGGGAGGGGGCGGTGCTGAAGGGGGAGGGGCGGAGAAACTGGCACACAGCGCCTCCTCACTTCCTGTGGCGCAGGGAGCCGCGCACCATCACCCCAACGGGAACTTCCTGCAGACGTATGGGGGCGCAGCGGACTGCGGTGGCGTGAGCAAACAGGGACACGCCCACGCGGACATGATGGGCCTATCGGAGGCTGGCAGCTGCAACGGGGGAGGGGTGATGGGCGGTGGCTTCCTGGGGGGGCTGGGATTACCCCCGGGGGTCATCGTCATGGCGATGGGGTCGGCCGACGCCGGCAGCGCCTTCCAGATGACGGGCGGCCAGCGGGCGCTCACGGACTGCCAGCAGCACGCTAACTCCTCCCCCTGCCCGTCCGCCTCCTCGCCCTCGTCGTCGGGGGTGACGGCTGCCGGGGGCGTGGCCCTGTCGTCGTCGTCTTCGTCGGCGGGCGCGGTGGCCAAGCGGAAGAGGAAGCGGTGTGGCGTGTGCGGGCCGTGCAGGCGGCTCATCAACTGTGGCGTGTGCTCGTCATGCCGCAACAGGAAGACGGGTCACCAGATCTGCAAGTTCAGGAAGTGTGAGGAGCTGAAGAAGAAgccagggggaggagggggggtgctggag CGGCCGCCCTCCGTCCCGACCGGCGAGGCGTTTCGTTGGTTCTTCTAG